A genome region from Nitrospirota bacterium includes the following:
- the pyrR gene encoding bifunctional pyr operon transcriptional regulator/uracil phosphoribosyltransferase PyrR, with amino-acid sequence MPKELLNSKEIDRALTRIAHEILERNKGTEALCLIGIQRGGAHLSKRLASKIKAIEGQDICVGTLDITLYRDDLYLRKEQPEVRKTDITFSTTDKKIILIDDVFFTGRSIRAAMDALMDFGRPAAIQLAVLIDRGHRELPIRADYIGKNIPTSFNDSIEVYLKEEGYEDSVILLSSGEKL; translated from the coding sequence ATGCCCAAAGAACTATTAAACAGCAAAGAAATTGACAGGGCTCTAACAAGAATAGCCCATGAAATCCTTGAGCGAAACAAAGGCACAGAGGCCTTATGTCTTATCGGCATACAGAGGGGCGGTGCCCATCTTTCTAAAAGGCTTGCCTCGAAAATAAAGGCCATTGAAGGACAAGACATCTGTGTTGGAACTCTCGATATAACGCTATACCGCGATGACCTGTATCTCAGGAAGGAACAGCCAGAGGTTAGAAAAACCGATATAACCTTCTCAACGACAGACAAGAAAATAATCCTTATCGATGATGTCTTTTTCACTGGCAGGAGTATAAGGGCTGCCATGGATGCCCTGATGGATTTTGGCAGGCCAGCAGCCATCCAGTTAGCAGTCCTCATTGACCGGGGGCATAGAGAATTACCCATAAGAGCAGACTACATAGGCAAAAACATCCCGACTTCCTTTAATGACAGTATTGAGGTTTATCTGAAAGAAGAAGGATATGAGGACAGTGTAATACTGCTGAGCAGTGGAGAAAAATTGTGA
- the hisA gene encoding 1-(5-phosphoribosyl)-5-[(5-phosphoribosylamino)methylideneamino]imidazole-4-carboxamide isomerase, with the protein MLVIPAIDLKEGKCVRLLQGRKDAVTVYSDDPASTARHWVEQGAELLHVVDLDGAFTGDQKNLEAIIKIREAVAMDIEVGGGIRDFKKIDELISIGINRIILGTIAIEKPELAKEACKRYPDRMLVGIDAKNGYVAVKGWVEVTQIKAEELALKMQGYGAAGIIYTDIAKDGMLTGPNIKAVEEMVRTVDIPVIASGGISSIEDIKNLMQIKGLWGAITGKAIYSGALDLREAIKFVTNQ; encoded by the coding sequence ATGCTTGTAATACCAGCCATAGATTTAAAAGAAGGCAAGTGTGTCAGGCTCCTCCAGGGAAGGAAGGATGCTGTGACAGTATACTCTGATGACCCTGCTTCTACGGCAAGACACTGGGTGGAGCAGGGGGCAGAGCTACTCCATGTAGTTGACCTCGATGGTGCCTTCACAGGGGATCAGAAAAACCTTGAAGCCATTATAAAGATCAGAGAGGCTGTGGCGATGGACATCGAGGTTGGTGGAGGCATAAGGGACTTTAAAAAGATAGATGAACTTATCAGCATCGGGATTAACAGGATAATACTCGGAACTATTGCTATAGAGAAGCCTGAACTTGCAAAAGAAGCCTGTAAAAGATATCCTGACAGGATGCTGGTAGGCATTGATGCAAAAAATGGCTATGTGGCTGTAAAGGGCTGGGTGGAGGTTACACAAATTAAAGCCGAGGAGCTTGCTTTAAAGATGCAGGGATATGGTGCTGCTGGCATAATCTATACAGACATTGCAAAGGATGGCATGCTAACAGGGCCGAATATAAAAGCAGTGGAGGAGATGGTCAGAACGGTGGATATACCCGTGATAGCCTCTGGCGGTATCTCTTCCATCGAGGATATAAAAAACCTCATGCAGATAAAGGGGCTCTGGGGTGCGATTACTGGCAAGGCGATATATTCGGGTGCTCTTGACCTGAGGGAGGCAATAAAATTTGTAACAAACCAATAA
- the hisF gene encoding imidazole glycerol phosphate synthase subunit HisF, whose amino-acid sequence MLAKRIIPCLDVKDGRVVKGVSFVNLRDAGDPVENAKFYDEQGADELVFLDITASHEERNIIIDVVMRTAEEVFMPLTVGGGIRTLEDIRDLLKAGCDKVSVNTAAVNDPFFIKAAAERFGSQCIVVAIDAKQVKSEKLKVKSLETTTFNSQLLTLNSESTWEVFTHGGRKPTGIDAIKWAKKVGELGAGEIMLTSMDRDGTKDGYDIELTRAVSEAVSIPVIASGGVGTLEHLYQGFVDGKADAALAASIFHYREYTIREAKEYLKSRGIPVRL is encoded by the coding sequence ATGCTTGCAAAACGAATAATACCATGTCTTGATGTAAAGGATGGCCGGGTTGTTAAAGGCGTAAGCTTTGTTAATCTCAGGGATGCCGGCGACCCTGTTGAAAACGCAAAGTTTTATGACGAGCAGGGCGCAGATGAACTTGTATTCCTTGACATAACAGCCTCCCATGAAGAGAGGAATATAATAATCGATGTTGTAATGAGGACAGCAGAAGAGGTCTTCATGCCTTTGACTGTTGGTGGCGGCATTAGAACCCTTGAGGACATCAGAGACCTTCTGAAGGCAGGGTGCGATAAGGTATCTGTAAATACAGCAGCGGTGAATGATCCATTCTTTATAAAAGCTGCTGCTGAAAGATTCGGGAGTCAGTGTATAGTGGTTGCTATTGATGCGAAGCAAGTTAAAAGTGAAAAGTTAAAAGTGAAAAGTTTAGAGACCACAACTTTTAACTCTCAACTTTTAACTCTCAACTCAGAATCTACATGGGAAGTTTTTACTCACGGCGGGAGAAAACCTACAGGTATTGATGCCATAAAATGGGCTAAAAAAGTGGGAGAACTCGGCGCAGGTGAGATTATGCTTACAAGTATGGACAGGGATGGCACAAAGGATGGCTATGACATCGAACTAACAAGGGCGGTATCAGAGGCTGTTTCAATACCTGTCATAGCATCAGGCGGTGTGGGTACGCTCGAACATTTATATCAGGGGTTTGTTGATGGCAAGGCAGACGCAGCACTCGCTGCATCTATATTCCACTACAGGGAATATACGATAAGAGAGGCAAAGGAGTATTTAAAATCACGGGGTATTCCTGTCAGGCTTTGA